The region ACCACCCAGGAAAGCCTGGAAAGTCTCTTTGCCCAGCATGGGACCGTCGAAGACGTTTACATGCCCACCGACCGCGAGACGGGCAGACCTCGCGGCTTTGCGTTTGTGACGATGACTGATTCCGGTCAGGCCAAAGCCGCCATCGAAGCGGTCAACGGTCAGGAACTGGACGGCCGGCGCCTGAACG is a window of Planctomycetaceae bacterium DNA encoding:
- a CDS encoding RNA-binding protein; translation: MKIYVGNLSYDTTQESLESLFAQHGTVEDVYMPTDRETGRPRGFAFVTMTDSGQAKAAIEAVNGQELDGRRLNVNEARPKANGGGGGGGGGGDRGGRGGDRGGRGRY